A genomic window from Sparus aurata chromosome 4, fSpaAur1.1, whole genome shotgun sequence includes:
- the LOC115580672 gene encoding CUB and zona pellucida-like domain-containing protein 1 — MASTLVILLLPLLVSLASASHHYGSASTFTYKGKNPDGSHRIDVRSRETFTGCHFVLNWNCYSGNCGSRTSYRRGTLDSNPSAVGYNRRWCETETVATRRVTSDKPFDLRASSCCWVSNRNHVSSWSPLTSVDLGIRSDTGKPNRSPDIAILPSLRVPQNCPQTYKLPSFDPDGDNVRCRYGSIRSVECSSCTSPSGFDLDQGSCTLNYRSAPADSKAFAFEMVVEDFPKTNISLIYDDGSRSYRTPLPVRAKRQATATMYPGAITPLSKLPLHFSFLVNPSAPSCQEGLYLPRLLPPTPANGARIQAEINKELEIKVKAQASSARIIDIMISGPLNISNHRTTNGDFAIRWTPITDELGNYFSICFAVEAMAGSRIYQSEMRCVVVDVVDQKVKSYVSCSESAMTVEIEKSSFPLLSEDHLRLNDPTNTVCSLQRHSNSTHVVAVIPLNACGTQIEEDDDNLIFTNEITTVDRGTDVITRKHLLEVQVCCQYPKRGNVSQSFTVHRPNVTVWEKGYGRFTYGFEFYPDSTFRTMVDPNSYPLEYEIGSRVFMQIEATSSINNTELFVESCTAAPYDNPNSRPKYTIIENGCNVDSTLQSYTPDHQRQFKFSMEAFKFIGQNNQVYISCSVMMCEAGNPNTRCAQGCINSTQPGGRLIAKREVVTQTSRHLVSQGPLRLKRSAEGLMNLNLNLVFIAGCLLAAVGMISAVIMYKTKVSKVKYQPLPTLES; from the exons ATGGCCTCCACACTGGTGATCCTGCTTCTGCCGCTCCTGGTCTCGCTGGCCTCAGCATCACATCACTATGGTTCAGCCTCGACCTTCACCTACAAAGGGAAAAACCCTGATGGCTCCCACAGG ATTGACGTTCGCAGCCGGGAAACCTTCACTGGATGTCATTTCGTACTCAACTGGAATTGTTACAGCGGCAACTGTGGCAGTAGAACCAGTTATCGGAGAGGCACACTCGACAGCAACCCCAGTGCTGTAGGATATAACAGGCGATGGTGCGAAACTGAGACGGTCGCAACAAGAAGAGTCACAAGTGACAAACCTTTTGATTTGAG GGCATCCAGCTGCTGTTGGGTCTCAAACCGAAACCACGTAAGCAGTTGGTCTCCACTGACTTCTGTGGATTTGGGAATAAGATCTGATACTGGAAAACCAAACAGATCACCAGACATCGCCATTCTACCTTCCCTCCG AGTGCCCCAAAACTGTCCACAGACATACAAACTGCCGTCGTTTGATCCTGATGGTGACAACGTTCGATGCAGATATGGAAGTATCAGATCTGTGGAGTGCAGCTCGTGCACCTCACCTTCCGGCTTCGACTTAGATCAG GGCTCTTGCACATTAAACTACCGCTCCGCCCCTGCCGACAGCAAAGCTTTTGCATTTGAGATGGTTGTGGAGGACTTCCCGAAAACGAACATCAGTCTGATCTACGATGACGGATCCCGGTCCTACAGGACGCCACTGCCTGTAAGGGCAAAGAGACAAGCAACAGCCACAATGTACCCTGGTGCCATTACTCCTCTCAGTAAACTACCTTTGCATTTCTCTTTCCTGG tGAACCCATCTGCTCCATCATGTCAGGAGGGGCTCTACTTGCCAAGGTTGTTGCCCCCAACACCTGCAAATGGAGCACGCATCCAAGCAGAGATCAACAAAGAATTGGAGATAAAAGTCAAAGCACAAGCTTCGTCAGCAAG AATAATTGATATCATGATAAGTGGGCCCTTGAATATCAGCAACCACAGGACCACAAATGGCGATTTTGCCATTAGATGGACGCCCATCACGGACGAACTGGGAAATTATTTCTCAATCTGCTTTGCTGTTGAAGCCATGGCAGG GTCTAGGATCTACCAGTCTGAGATGAGGTGTGTTGTGGTGGACGTTGTGGATCAGAAAG TTAAATCCTATGTGAGCTGCAGTGAGTCTGCGATGACGGTAGAGATTGAGAAATCTTCATTCCCTCTACTCAGTGAGGATCATTTGCGACTCAACGACCCCACCAACACCGTCTGCAGCCTCCAGAGACACTCCAACAGCACCCACGTCGTCGCTGTCATCCCCCTCAATGCCTGTGGCACTCAGATCGAG gaaGATGATGACAACCTCATTTTCACAAATGAAATCACCACCGTCGACAGAGGGACGGATGTGATCACCAGGAAACACCTGCTGGAAGTGCAGGTCTGCTGCCAGTACCCAAAACGGGGAAATGTGTCACAGAGCTTCACCGTGCACAGGCCGAACGTAACGGTCTGGGAGAAAGGCTACGGCAGGTTTACCTACGGGTTCGAGTTCTATCCTGACAGCACATTCAGAACCATGGTGGATCCAAATTCGTACCCTCTGGAGTACGAGATAGGGAGCAGGGTTTTCATGCAGATCGAGGCCACCTCTTCAATCAACAACACCGAGCTGTTTGTGGAATCCTGCACTGCTGCACCATATGACAACCCAAACTCCAGGCCAAAATACACCATCATTGAAAATGG GTGTAACGTGGACTCGACTCTTCAAAGTTACACCCCTGACCACCAGAGACAGTTCAAGTTCAGCATGGAGGCCTTCAAGTTCATCGGTCAGAATAACCAG GTGTACATCAGCTGTTCAGTCATGATGTGTGAAGCAGGGAACCCCAACACCAGGTGTGCACAGGGATGCATCAACTCCACCCAGCCAGGTGGTCGTCTCATCGCAAAGAGAGAGGTTGTCACCCAGACTTCAAGGCACCTGGTTTCCCAGGGTCCCCTCCGCTTAAAGAGATCAGCAGAAGGGC TgatgaacctgaacctgaacctggtcTTCATCGCTGGATGTCTTCTTGCAGCTGTCGGCATGATCAGTGCGGTGATCATGTACAAAACCAAAGTGTCAAAGGTGAAATACCAACCTCTGCCCACATTAGAGAGTTAA